Proteins encoded within one genomic window of Lagenorhynchus albirostris chromosome 9, mLagAlb1.1, whole genome shotgun sequence:
- the TUT1 gene encoding speckle targeted PIP5K1A-regulated poly(A) polymerase isoform X1 — protein MAAVDSDVEPLPRGGFRCCLCHVTTANRPSLEAHLGGRKHRHLVELRAARKAQGLRSVFVSGFPRDVGSAQLSEYFQAFGPVASVVMDKDKGVFAIVEMGDVGAREAVLSQPQHSLGGHRLRVRPREQKEFQSPASKSPKGVAPDSHQLAKALAEAPDVEAQMAKLVGLRELSEAERQLRSLVVALVQEVFTEFFPGCVVHPFGSSINSFDVHGCDLDLFLDLGDLDEPQPAPKAAESPSLDSALASPLDPQALACIPASPPDSQPPASPQDSEALDCEVPSSSLAPRTPDSALASETLASPQSLPPSSPLQEDQGEGDLGKAMELAEALKGEKAEGGAMLELVGSILRRCVPGVYRVQTVPSARRPVVKFCHRPSGLHGDVSLSNRLALHNSRFLSLCSELDGRVRPLVYTLRCWAQGRGLSGSGPLLNNYALTLLVIYFLQTRDPPVLPTVSQLTQKAGEGEQVEVDGWDCSFPRDASRLEPSTNKEPPSSLLAQFFSCVSSWDLRGSLLSLREGQALPVAGGLPSHLWEGLRLGPMNLQDPFDLSHNVAANVTSRVVGRLQNCCQAAAGYCRSLQYQCRSSRGRDWGLLPLLQPSSPSSLLSATPIPLPSAPFTQLTAALAQVLQEALGCHIEQGTKRLRSEGGGTGEPSQGGTSKRLKLDGQKSCEGGQEEQQGRAGGHGEDGVEEMAIEAGESVQDWAMRSPGQPGELAPMTGKHLGTGEEGRSGPAALAEQGPRGPEAAREGSQAEAGKGALLSSVGWRCALCHRVWQGRRRARRRLQQIKEGGGAGADTGAEWLATEARVTRQLRGLSGTEQTPGAKPLLTFVVSVSQADQALTVTPLRDSQGLFPDLHHFLQVFLPQALRNLLK, from the exons ATGGCTGCGGTGGATTCGGATGTCGAACCGCTGCCTCGCGGGGGTTTCCGCTGCTGCCTCTGCCACGTCACTACGGCCAACC GACCCAGCCTAGAGGCCCACCTGGGAGGCCGAAAGCACCGGCACCTGGTAGAACTACGAGCTGCTCGAAAGGCCCAGGGACTTCGAAGCGTGTTTGTCAGTGGCTTTCCCCGGGATGTGGGTTCTGCTCAGCTCTCTGAGTACTTCCAGGCATTTGGACCTGTGGCCAGTGTTGTCATGGACAAGGACAAG GGAGTGTTTGCCATTGTGGAGATGGGGGACGTGGGTGCCCGGGAAGCTGTTCTCTCACAGCCCCAGCACAGCTTGGGAGGACATCGCCTGAGGGTCCGGCCACGGGAGCAGAAAGAGTTCCAGAGCCCAGCCTCCAAGTCCCCCAAAGGAGTGGCCCCCGACAGTCACCAGCTGGCAAAAGCACTAGCGGAGGCCCCGGACGTGGAGGCACAAATGGCGAAGCTCGTGGGGCTGAGGGAGCTGTCTGAGGCTGAGCGGCAGCTTCGGAGCCTCGTGGTGGCCCTGGTGCAGGAGGTCTTCACAGAGTTCTTCCCTG GCTGTGTGGTCCATCCTTTTGGCTCTTCCATAAACAGCTTTGACGTCCATGGCTGTGATCTTGACCTCTTCCTGGATCTGGGGGACTTGGACGAGCCCCAG CCAGCCCCAAAGGCTGCAGAATCTCCATCCCTGGACTCGGCCCTTGCATCCCCACTGGATCCTCAAGCCCTGGCCTgcatcccagcctcccctccagACTCACAGCCTCCAGCTTCTCCCCAAGACTCGGAAGCCCTGGACTGTGAagtcccttcctcctctctggcACCCCGGACTCCAGACTCTGCTTTGGCCTCTGAGACCCTCGCCTCTCCCCAGTCCCTGCCTCCATCCTCGCCACTGCAGGAGGACCAGGGAGAGGGGGACCTGGGGAAGGCCATGGAACTGGCAGAGGCCCTGAAGGGGGAGAAAGCAGAAGGGGGAGCCATGCTGGAGCTGGTGGGATCCATTCTTCGGCGCTGTGTCCCTGGAGTGTACCGAGTCCAAACTGTGCCATCTGCCCGACGCCCTGTGGTCAAGTTCTGCCATCGGCCTTCAGGTCTCCACGGTGACGTCTCCCTCAGTAACCG GCTGGCCCTGCATAACTCCCGCTTCCTGAGCCTCTGCTCTGAGCTGGATGGGCGAGTACGGCCCCTTGTGTACACTCTGCGctgctgggctcagggtcgaGGGCTGTCAG GGAGTGGCCCACTTCTCAATAACTACGCCCTGACCTTGCTCGTGATCTATTTCCTTCAGACCAGGGACCCTCCTGTGTTGCCCACTGTGTCCCAGCTCACCCAGAAAGCAG GTGAGGGCGAACAGGTGGAGGTTGATGGCTGGGACTGTAGTTTTCCCAGGGATGCCTCGAGACTGGAGCCCAGCACCAATAAGGAGCCCCCGA GTTCCCTGCTGGCCCAGTTCTTCTCCTGCGTCTCTTCTTGGGATCTTCGTGGCTCACTGCTGTCCCTGCGGGAGGGTCAGGCACTGCCTGTGGCAGGGGGCCTGCCCTCTCATCTCTGGGAGGGTCTGCGCCTCGGTCCCATGAATCTCCAGGACCCCTTTGACCTGAGTCACAACGTGGCAGCCAACGTGACCAGCCGGGTGGTCGGGCGGCTACAGAACTGCTGCCAGGCGGCAGCCGGTTACTGCCGAAGCCTCCAGTACCAGTGCCGTTCCTCCCGGGGTCGCGACTGGGGGCTGCTTCCCCTTCTGCAGCCCAGCTCCCCTAGCTCCCTGCTGTCTGCAACACCCATCCCCTTACCCTCCGCTCCCTTCACCCAGCTCACTGCTGCCCTGGCCCAGGTGTTACAGGAGGCTTTGGGGTGCCATATAGAACAGGGAACCAAGAGACTGCGGTCAGAGGGAGGTGGGACTGGGGAGCCTTCCCAGGGAGGGACAAGCAAAAGATTGAAACTAGACGGACAGAAAAGCTGTGAGGGGGGGCAGGAGGAACAGCAGGGACGTGCAGGGGGCCACGGGGAAGATGGGGTGGAAGAAATGGCGATAGAGGCTGGAGAGTCAGTGCAAGACTGGGCCATGAGGAGCCCTGGGCAGCCAGGGGAGCTGGCCCCGATGACCGGAAAGCATCTAGGCACTGGAGAAGAGGGGCGGTCAGGCCCCGCAGCGCTGGCTGAGCAGGGGCCCAGAGGACCTGAGGCAGCCCGAGAAGGGTCTCAGGCCGAGGCAGGGAAGGGGGCGTTGCTCTCCTCAGTGGGCTGGCGCTGTGCCTTGTGCCACCGAGTGTGGCAGGGGCGGCGGCGTGCCCGAAGACGCTTGCAGCAAATCAAGGAAGGCGGTGGAGCTGGTGCTGACACAGGAGCAGAGTGGCTGGCAACTGAGGCTCGGGTCACCCGGCAGCTGCGAGGCCTGAGCGGTACTGAACAGACGCCAGGGGCCAAGCCACTCCTGACCTTCGTGGTGTCTGTCTCCCAGGCTGACCAGGCTCTCACTGTGACCCCACTCCGGGATTCTCAAGGCCTGTTCCCTGATCTCCATCATTTCTTACAGGTTTTCCTCCCTCAAGCACTTCGAAACCTGCTCAAGTGA
- the TUT1 gene encoding speckle targeted PIP5K1A-regulated poly(A) polymerase isoform X2, with protein MSNRCLAGVSAAASATSLRPTGVFAIVEMGDVGAREAVLSQPQHSLGGHRLRVRPREQKEFQSPASKSPKGVAPDSHQLAKALAEAPDVEAQMAKLVGLRELSEAERQLRSLVVALVQEVFTEFFPGCVVHPFGSSINSFDVHGCDLDLFLDLGDLDEPQPAPKAAESPSLDSALASPLDPQALACIPASPPDSQPPASPQDSEALDCEVPSSSLAPRTPDSALASETLASPQSLPPSSPLQEDQGEGDLGKAMELAEALKGEKAEGGAMLELVGSILRRCVPGVYRVQTVPSARRPVVKFCHRPSGLHGDVSLSNRLALHNSRFLSLCSELDGRVRPLVYTLRCWAQGRGLSGSGPLLNNYALTLLVIYFLQTRDPPVLPTVSQLTQKAGEGEQVEVDGWDCSFPRDASRLEPSTNKEPPSSLLAQFFSCVSSWDLRGSLLSLREGQALPVAGGLPSHLWEGLRLGPMNLQDPFDLSHNVAANVTSRVVGRLQNCCQAAAGYCRSLQYQCRSSRGRDWGLLPLLQPSSPSSLLSATPIPLPSAPFTQLTAALAQVLQEALGCHIEQGTKRLRSEGGGTGEPSQGGTSKRLKLDGQKSCEGGQEEQQGRAGGHGEDGVEEMAIEAGESVQDWAMRSPGQPGELAPMTGKHLGTGEEGRSGPAALAEQGPRGPEAAREGSQAEAGKGALLSSVGWRCALCHRVWQGRRRARRRLQQIKEGGGAGADTGAEWLATEARVTRQLRGLSGTEQTPGAKPLLTFVVSVSQADQALTVTPLRDSQGLFPDLHHFLQVFLPQALRNLLK; from the exons ATGTCGAACCGCTGCCTCGCGGGGGTTTCCGCTGCTGCCTCTGCCACGTCACTACGGCCAACC GGAGTGTTTGCCATTGTGGAGATGGGGGACGTGGGTGCCCGGGAAGCTGTTCTCTCACAGCCCCAGCACAGCTTGGGAGGACATCGCCTGAGGGTCCGGCCACGGGAGCAGAAAGAGTTCCAGAGCCCAGCCTCCAAGTCCCCCAAAGGAGTGGCCCCCGACAGTCACCAGCTGGCAAAAGCACTAGCGGAGGCCCCGGACGTGGAGGCACAAATGGCGAAGCTCGTGGGGCTGAGGGAGCTGTCTGAGGCTGAGCGGCAGCTTCGGAGCCTCGTGGTGGCCCTGGTGCAGGAGGTCTTCACAGAGTTCTTCCCTG GCTGTGTGGTCCATCCTTTTGGCTCTTCCATAAACAGCTTTGACGTCCATGGCTGTGATCTTGACCTCTTCCTGGATCTGGGGGACTTGGACGAGCCCCAG CCAGCCCCAAAGGCTGCAGAATCTCCATCCCTGGACTCGGCCCTTGCATCCCCACTGGATCCTCAAGCCCTGGCCTgcatcccagcctcccctccagACTCACAGCCTCCAGCTTCTCCCCAAGACTCGGAAGCCCTGGACTGTGAagtcccttcctcctctctggcACCCCGGACTCCAGACTCTGCTTTGGCCTCTGAGACCCTCGCCTCTCCCCAGTCCCTGCCTCCATCCTCGCCACTGCAGGAGGACCAGGGAGAGGGGGACCTGGGGAAGGCCATGGAACTGGCAGAGGCCCTGAAGGGGGAGAAAGCAGAAGGGGGAGCCATGCTGGAGCTGGTGGGATCCATTCTTCGGCGCTGTGTCCCTGGAGTGTACCGAGTCCAAACTGTGCCATCTGCCCGACGCCCTGTGGTCAAGTTCTGCCATCGGCCTTCAGGTCTCCACGGTGACGTCTCCCTCAGTAACCG GCTGGCCCTGCATAACTCCCGCTTCCTGAGCCTCTGCTCTGAGCTGGATGGGCGAGTACGGCCCCTTGTGTACACTCTGCGctgctgggctcagggtcgaGGGCTGTCAG GGAGTGGCCCACTTCTCAATAACTACGCCCTGACCTTGCTCGTGATCTATTTCCTTCAGACCAGGGACCCTCCTGTGTTGCCCACTGTGTCCCAGCTCACCCAGAAAGCAG GTGAGGGCGAACAGGTGGAGGTTGATGGCTGGGACTGTAGTTTTCCCAGGGATGCCTCGAGACTGGAGCCCAGCACCAATAAGGAGCCCCCGA GTTCCCTGCTGGCCCAGTTCTTCTCCTGCGTCTCTTCTTGGGATCTTCGTGGCTCACTGCTGTCCCTGCGGGAGGGTCAGGCACTGCCTGTGGCAGGGGGCCTGCCCTCTCATCTCTGGGAGGGTCTGCGCCTCGGTCCCATGAATCTCCAGGACCCCTTTGACCTGAGTCACAACGTGGCAGCCAACGTGACCAGCCGGGTGGTCGGGCGGCTACAGAACTGCTGCCAGGCGGCAGCCGGTTACTGCCGAAGCCTCCAGTACCAGTGCCGTTCCTCCCGGGGTCGCGACTGGGGGCTGCTTCCCCTTCTGCAGCCCAGCTCCCCTAGCTCCCTGCTGTCTGCAACACCCATCCCCTTACCCTCCGCTCCCTTCACCCAGCTCACTGCTGCCCTGGCCCAGGTGTTACAGGAGGCTTTGGGGTGCCATATAGAACAGGGAACCAAGAGACTGCGGTCAGAGGGAGGTGGGACTGGGGAGCCTTCCCAGGGAGGGACAAGCAAAAGATTGAAACTAGACGGACAGAAAAGCTGTGAGGGGGGGCAGGAGGAACAGCAGGGACGTGCAGGGGGCCACGGGGAAGATGGGGTGGAAGAAATGGCGATAGAGGCTGGAGAGTCAGTGCAAGACTGGGCCATGAGGAGCCCTGGGCAGCCAGGGGAGCTGGCCCCGATGACCGGAAAGCATCTAGGCACTGGAGAAGAGGGGCGGTCAGGCCCCGCAGCGCTGGCTGAGCAGGGGCCCAGAGGACCTGAGGCAGCCCGAGAAGGGTCTCAGGCCGAGGCAGGGAAGGGGGCGTTGCTCTCCTCAGTGGGCTGGCGCTGTGCCTTGTGCCACCGAGTGTGGCAGGGGCGGCGGCGTGCCCGAAGACGCTTGCAGCAAATCAAGGAAGGCGGTGGAGCTGGTGCTGACACAGGAGCAGAGTGGCTGGCAACTGAGGCTCGGGTCACCCGGCAGCTGCGAGGCCTGAGCGGTACTGAACAGACGCCAGGGGCCAAGCCACTCCTGACCTTCGTGGTGTCTGTCTCCCAGGCTGACCAGGCTCTCACTGTGACCCCACTCCGGGATTCTCAAGGCCTGTTCCCTGATCTCCATCATTTCTTACAGGTTTTCCTCCCTCAAGCACTTCGAAACCTGCTCAAGTGA
- the TUT1 gene encoding speckle targeted PIP5K1A-regulated poly(A) polymerase isoform X3 codes for MDKDKGVFAIVEMGDVGAREAVLSQPQHSLGGHRLRVRPREQKEFQSPASKSPKGVAPDSHQLAKALAEAPDVEAQMAKLVGLRELSEAERQLRSLVVALVQEVFTEFFPGCVVHPFGSSINSFDVHGCDLDLFLDLGDLDEPQPAPKAAESPSLDSALASPLDPQALACIPASPPDSQPPASPQDSEALDCEVPSSSLAPRTPDSALASETLASPQSLPPSSPLQEDQGEGDLGKAMELAEALKGEKAEGGAMLELVGSILRRCVPGVYRVQTVPSARRPVVKFCHRPSGLHGDVSLSNRLALHNSRFLSLCSELDGRVRPLVYTLRCWAQGRGLSGSGPLLNNYALTLLVIYFLQTRDPPVLPTVSQLTQKAGEGEQVEVDGWDCSFPRDASRLEPSTNKEPPSSLLAQFFSCVSSWDLRGSLLSLREGQALPVAGGLPSHLWEGLRLGPMNLQDPFDLSHNVAANVTSRVVGRLQNCCQAAAGYCRSLQYQCRSSRGRDWGLLPLLQPSSPSSLLSATPIPLPSAPFTQLTAALAQVLQEALGCHIEQGTKRLRSEGGGTGEPSQGGTSKRLKLDGQKSCEGGQEEQQGRAGGHGEDGVEEMAIEAGESVQDWAMRSPGQPGELAPMTGKHLGTGEEGRSGPAALAEQGPRGPEAAREGSQAEAGKGALLSSVGWRCALCHRVWQGRRRARRRLQQIKEGGGAGADTGAEWLATEARVTRQLRGLSGTEQTPGAKPLLTFVVSVSQADQALTVTPLRDSQGLFPDLHHFLQVFLPQALRNLLK; via the exons ATGGACAAGGACAAG GGAGTGTTTGCCATTGTGGAGATGGGGGACGTGGGTGCCCGGGAAGCTGTTCTCTCACAGCCCCAGCACAGCTTGGGAGGACATCGCCTGAGGGTCCGGCCACGGGAGCAGAAAGAGTTCCAGAGCCCAGCCTCCAAGTCCCCCAAAGGAGTGGCCCCCGACAGTCACCAGCTGGCAAAAGCACTAGCGGAGGCCCCGGACGTGGAGGCACAAATGGCGAAGCTCGTGGGGCTGAGGGAGCTGTCTGAGGCTGAGCGGCAGCTTCGGAGCCTCGTGGTGGCCCTGGTGCAGGAGGTCTTCACAGAGTTCTTCCCTG GCTGTGTGGTCCATCCTTTTGGCTCTTCCATAAACAGCTTTGACGTCCATGGCTGTGATCTTGACCTCTTCCTGGATCTGGGGGACTTGGACGAGCCCCAG CCAGCCCCAAAGGCTGCAGAATCTCCATCCCTGGACTCGGCCCTTGCATCCCCACTGGATCCTCAAGCCCTGGCCTgcatcccagcctcccctccagACTCACAGCCTCCAGCTTCTCCCCAAGACTCGGAAGCCCTGGACTGTGAagtcccttcctcctctctggcACCCCGGACTCCAGACTCTGCTTTGGCCTCTGAGACCCTCGCCTCTCCCCAGTCCCTGCCTCCATCCTCGCCACTGCAGGAGGACCAGGGAGAGGGGGACCTGGGGAAGGCCATGGAACTGGCAGAGGCCCTGAAGGGGGAGAAAGCAGAAGGGGGAGCCATGCTGGAGCTGGTGGGATCCATTCTTCGGCGCTGTGTCCCTGGAGTGTACCGAGTCCAAACTGTGCCATCTGCCCGACGCCCTGTGGTCAAGTTCTGCCATCGGCCTTCAGGTCTCCACGGTGACGTCTCCCTCAGTAACCG GCTGGCCCTGCATAACTCCCGCTTCCTGAGCCTCTGCTCTGAGCTGGATGGGCGAGTACGGCCCCTTGTGTACACTCTGCGctgctgggctcagggtcgaGGGCTGTCAG GGAGTGGCCCACTTCTCAATAACTACGCCCTGACCTTGCTCGTGATCTATTTCCTTCAGACCAGGGACCCTCCTGTGTTGCCCACTGTGTCCCAGCTCACCCAGAAAGCAG GTGAGGGCGAACAGGTGGAGGTTGATGGCTGGGACTGTAGTTTTCCCAGGGATGCCTCGAGACTGGAGCCCAGCACCAATAAGGAGCCCCCGA GTTCCCTGCTGGCCCAGTTCTTCTCCTGCGTCTCTTCTTGGGATCTTCGTGGCTCACTGCTGTCCCTGCGGGAGGGTCAGGCACTGCCTGTGGCAGGGGGCCTGCCCTCTCATCTCTGGGAGGGTCTGCGCCTCGGTCCCATGAATCTCCAGGACCCCTTTGACCTGAGTCACAACGTGGCAGCCAACGTGACCAGCCGGGTGGTCGGGCGGCTACAGAACTGCTGCCAGGCGGCAGCCGGTTACTGCCGAAGCCTCCAGTACCAGTGCCGTTCCTCCCGGGGTCGCGACTGGGGGCTGCTTCCCCTTCTGCAGCCCAGCTCCCCTAGCTCCCTGCTGTCTGCAACACCCATCCCCTTACCCTCCGCTCCCTTCACCCAGCTCACTGCTGCCCTGGCCCAGGTGTTACAGGAGGCTTTGGGGTGCCATATAGAACAGGGAACCAAGAGACTGCGGTCAGAGGGAGGTGGGACTGGGGAGCCTTCCCAGGGAGGGACAAGCAAAAGATTGAAACTAGACGGACAGAAAAGCTGTGAGGGGGGGCAGGAGGAACAGCAGGGACGTGCAGGGGGCCACGGGGAAGATGGGGTGGAAGAAATGGCGATAGAGGCTGGAGAGTCAGTGCAAGACTGGGCCATGAGGAGCCCTGGGCAGCCAGGGGAGCTGGCCCCGATGACCGGAAAGCATCTAGGCACTGGAGAAGAGGGGCGGTCAGGCCCCGCAGCGCTGGCTGAGCAGGGGCCCAGAGGACCTGAGGCAGCCCGAGAAGGGTCTCAGGCCGAGGCAGGGAAGGGGGCGTTGCTCTCCTCAGTGGGCTGGCGCTGTGCCTTGTGCCACCGAGTGTGGCAGGGGCGGCGGCGTGCCCGAAGACGCTTGCAGCAAATCAAGGAAGGCGGTGGAGCTGGTGCTGACACAGGAGCAGAGTGGCTGGCAACTGAGGCTCGGGTCACCCGGCAGCTGCGAGGCCTGAGCGGTACTGAACAGACGCCAGGGGCCAAGCCACTCCTGACCTTCGTGGTGTCTGTCTCCCAGGCTGACCAGGCTCTCACTGTGACCCCACTCCGGGATTCTCAAGGCCTGTTCCCTGATCTCCATCATTTCTTACAGGTTTTCCTCCCTCAAGCACTTCGAAACCTGCTCAAGTGA
- the TUT1 gene encoding speckle targeted PIP5K1A-regulated poly(A) polymerase isoform X4 — protein sequence MGDVGAREAVLSQPQHSLGGHRLRVRPREQKEFQSPASKSPKGVAPDSHQLAKALAEAPDVEAQMAKLVGLRELSEAERQLRSLVVALVQEVFTEFFPGCVVHPFGSSINSFDVHGCDLDLFLDLGDLDEPQPAPKAAESPSLDSALASPLDPQALACIPASPPDSQPPASPQDSEALDCEVPSSSLAPRTPDSALASETLASPQSLPPSSPLQEDQGEGDLGKAMELAEALKGEKAEGGAMLELVGSILRRCVPGVYRVQTVPSARRPVVKFCHRPSGLHGDVSLSNRLALHNSRFLSLCSELDGRVRPLVYTLRCWAQGRGLSGSGPLLNNYALTLLVIYFLQTRDPPVLPTVSQLTQKAGEGEQVEVDGWDCSFPRDASRLEPSTNKEPPSSLLAQFFSCVSSWDLRGSLLSLREGQALPVAGGLPSHLWEGLRLGPMNLQDPFDLSHNVAANVTSRVVGRLQNCCQAAAGYCRSLQYQCRSSRGRDWGLLPLLQPSSPSSLLSATPIPLPSAPFTQLTAALAQVLQEALGCHIEQGTKRLRSEGGGTGEPSQGGTSKRLKLDGQKSCEGGQEEQQGRAGGHGEDGVEEMAIEAGESVQDWAMRSPGQPGELAPMTGKHLGTGEEGRSGPAALAEQGPRGPEAAREGSQAEAGKGALLSSVGWRCALCHRVWQGRRRARRRLQQIKEGGGAGADTGAEWLATEARVTRQLRGLSGTEQTPGAKPLLTFVVSVSQADQALTVTPLRDSQGLFPDLHHFLQVFLPQALRNLLK from the exons ATGGGGGACGTGGGTGCCCGGGAAGCTGTTCTCTCACAGCCCCAGCACAGCTTGGGAGGACATCGCCTGAGGGTCCGGCCACGGGAGCAGAAAGAGTTCCAGAGCCCAGCCTCCAAGTCCCCCAAAGGAGTGGCCCCCGACAGTCACCAGCTGGCAAAAGCACTAGCGGAGGCCCCGGACGTGGAGGCACAAATGGCGAAGCTCGTGGGGCTGAGGGAGCTGTCTGAGGCTGAGCGGCAGCTTCGGAGCCTCGTGGTGGCCCTGGTGCAGGAGGTCTTCACAGAGTTCTTCCCTG GCTGTGTGGTCCATCCTTTTGGCTCTTCCATAAACAGCTTTGACGTCCATGGCTGTGATCTTGACCTCTTCCTGGATCTGGGGGACTTGGACGAGCCCCAG CCAGCCCCAAAGGCTGCAGAATCTCCATCCCTGGACTCGGCCCTTGCATCCCCACTGGATCCTCAAGCCCTGGCCTgcatcccagcctcccctccagACTCACAGCCTCCAGCTTCTCCCCAAGACTCGGAAGCCCTGGACTGTGAagtcccttcctcctctctggcACCCCGGACTCCAGACTCTGCTTTGGCCTCTGAGACCCTCGCCTCTCCCCAGTCCCTGCCTCCATCCTCGCCACTGCAGGAGGACCAGGGAGAGGGGGACCTGGGGAAGGCCATGGAACTGGCAGAGGCCCTGAAGGGGGAGAAAGCAGAAGGGGGAGCCATGCTGGAGCTGGTGGGATCCATTCTTCGGCGCTGTGTCCCTGGAGTGTACCGAGTCCAAACTGTGCCATCTGCCCGACGCCCTGTGGTCAAGTTCTGCCATCGGCCTTCAGGTCTCCACGGTGACGTCTCCCTCAGTAACCG GCTGGCCCTGCATAACTCCCGCTTCCTGAGCCTCTGCTCTGAGCTGGATGGGCGAGTACGGCCCCTTGTGTACACTCTGCGctgctgggctcagggtcgaGGGCTGTCAG GGAGTGGCCCACTTCTCAATAACTACGCCCTGACCTTGCTCGTGATCTATTTCCTTCAGACCAGGGACCCTCCTGTGTTGCCCACTGTGTCCCAGCTCACCCAGAAAGCAG GTGAGGGCGAACAGGTGGAGGTTGATGGCTGGGACTGTAGTTTTCCCAGGGATGCCTCGAGACTGGAGCCCAGCACCAATAAGGAGCCCCCGA GTTCCCTGCTGGCCCAGTTCTTCTCCTGCGTCTCTTCTTGGGATCTTCGTGGCTCACTGCTGTCCCTGCGGGAGGGTCAGGCACTGCCTGTGGCAGGGGGCCTGCCCTCTCATCTCTGGGAGGGTCTGCGCCTCGGTCCCATGAATCTCCAGGACCCCTTTGACCTGAGTCACAACGTGGCAGCCAACGTGACCAGCCGGGTGGTCGGGCGGCTACAGAACTGCTGCCAGGCGGCAGCCGGTTACTGCCGAAGCCTCCAGTACCAGTGCCGTTCCTCCCGGGGTCGCGACTGGGGGCTGCTTCCCCTTCTGCAGCCCAGCTCCCCTAGCTCCCTGCTGTCTGCAACACCCATCCCCTTACCCTCCGCTCCCTTCACCCAGCTCACTGCTGCCCTGGCCCAGGTGTTACAGGAGGCTTTGGGGTGCCATATAGAACAGGGAACCAAGAGACTGCGGTCAGAGGGAGGTGGGACTGGGGAGCCTTCCCAGGGAGGGACAAGCAAAAGATTGAAACTAGACGGACAGAAAAGCTGTGAGGGGGGGCAGGAGGAACAGCAGGGACGTGCAGGGGGCCACGGGGAAGATGGGGTGGAAGAAATGGCGATAGAGGCTGGAGAGTCAGTGCAAGACTGGGCCATGAGGAGCCCTGGGCAGCCAGGGGAGCTGGCCCCGATGACCGGAAAGCATCTAGGCACTGGAGAAGAGGGGCGGTCAGGCCCCGCAGCGCTGGCTGAGCAGGGGCCCAGAGGACCTGAGGCAGCCCGAGAAGGGTCTCAGGCCGAGGCAGGGAAGGGGGCGTTGCTCTCCTCAGTGGGCTGGCGCTGTGCCTTGTGCCACCGAGTGTGGCAGGGGCGGCGGCGTGCCCGAAGACGCTTGCAGCAAATCAAGGAAGGCGGTGGAGCTGGTGCTGACACAGGAGCAGAGTGGCTGGCAACTGAGGCTCGGGTCACCCGGCAGCTGCGAGGCCTGAGCGGTACTGAACAGACGCCAGGGGCCAAGCCACTCCTGACCTTCGTGGTGTCTGTCTCCCAGGCTGACCAGGCTCTCACTGTGACCCCACTCCGGGATTCTCAAGGCCTGTTCCCTGATCTCCATCATTTCTTACAGGTTTTCCTCCCTCAAGCACTTCGAAACCTGCTCAAGTGA